One window of the Pseudomonas sp. S04 genome contains the following:
- a CDS encoding winged helix-turn-helix domain-containing protein: MTGSLCFSLKQARRLALTAQGFSGRQSPAAVKSSQLNRLIERLGVLQIDSVNALVRSHYLPLFSRLGDYSSGLLDQAAWGQGRRRTLFEYWGHEASLLPLSMYPLLRWRMQRAAQGEGIYQQLARFGREQQDTIRRVLASVEELGALGAGSLSTRQERAGPWWDWSAEKHALEWLFAAGEVTVAGRRGFERLYDLPERVIPASVLSVALPSEADAQRGLLLHAAAALGVATEKDLRDYFRLELAQCRSALAELVEDGALQACEVQGWKQRAYCLPEPKVPRRVSASALLSPFDSLIWERSRTERLFDFRYRLEIYTPPAKRVYGYYVLPFLHHERIAARVDLRAERALGRLAVHAVHEEQPGLDEAGMQALADNLRKMANWLGLAQIQLNCPRASAARLRVALAGG, translated from the coding sequence ATGACCGGCTCCCTGTGTTTTTCCCTCAAGCAAGCCAGGCGCCTGGCACTGACGGCCCAAGGTTTCTCTGGGCGTCAGTCGCCAGCAGCGGTCAAGTCGAGCCAGCTCAATCGGTTGATCGAGCGTCTGGGTGTGCTGCAGATCGATTCGGTCAACGCGCTGGTGCGCTCGCATTACCTGCCCTTGTTCTCGCGCCTTGGAGACTACTCCTCCGGGCTACTTGATCAGGCCGCCTGGGGTCAAGGGCGGCGGCGCACCTTGTTCGAATACTGGGGGCATGAGGCCTCATTGTTGCCGTTGTCGATGTATCCGTTGCTGCGCTGGCGGATGCAACGGGCCGCGCAAGGCGAGGGCATCTATCAGCAATTGGCGCGTTTCGGGCGGGAACAGCAGGACACCATCCGCCGGGTCCTGGCCTCGGTCGAGGAGCTCGGTGCGTTGGGGGCTGGGAGTTTGTCGACACGCCAGGAGCGAGCAGGGCCCTGGTGGGACTGGAGTGCGGAAAAACACGCGTTGGAGTGGTTGTTCGCTGCCGGAGAGGTCACGGTAGCGGGGCGGCGCGGTTTTGAGCGGCTCTACGATCTGCCGGAACGGGTGATTCCCGCGTCCGTGCTCAGTGTTGCTCTGCCAAGCGAGGCAGATGCGCAACGAGGACTGCTCCTGCACGCCGCCGCTGCACTGGGCGTGGCGACTGAGAAGGACTTGCGCGACTATTTTCGCCTGGAGCTGGCGCAGTGTCGCAGCGCGTTGGCGGAACTGGTAGAGGATGGCGCGTTGCAGGCCTGCGAAGTGCAGGGCTGGAAGCAACGGGCGTACTGTTTGCCCGAGCCGAAAGTCCCACGCCGGGTCAGCGCCAGTGCCTTGCTTTCACCCTTTGACTCGTTGATCTGGGAACGCAGCCGGACCGAGCGTCTGTTCGACTTCCGATACCGCCTGGAAATCTATACGCCACCCGCCAAGCGGGTGTATGGCTATTACGTGTTGCCGTTTCTGCACCACGAGCGGATCGCCGCGCGGGTCGATCTGCGGGCTGAGCGGGCGTTGGGGCGGCTGGCGGTGCACGCGGTGCACGAAGAGCAACCGGGTCTCGATGAGGCGGGCATGCAGGCGTTGGCGGACAATTTGCGCAAGATGGCCAACTGGTTGGGCCTGGCGCAGATTCAACTCAATTGCCCCCGCGCCAGTGCGGCGCGGTTGCGGGTGGCGTTGGCCGGGGGGTAG
- a CDS encoding thiopurine S-methyltransferase — MQPEFWHKKWASNQIGFHLPQVNPYLQRHWPELAIPARARVLVPLCGKSLDLLWLAGQGHQVLGIELSQTAVEDFFSEQQLAPEVSDAGAFKVYRAGAIELWCGDFFALTARDVADCAALYDRAALIALPPPMRERYGAHLQQILPAELRGLLITLDYDQAQLPGPPFAVEDDEVRRSWGCFWRLYMLQEQDVLGESWKFLRAGVTRLVERVYRISPR, encoded by the coding sequence ATGCAGCCGGAGTTTTGGCACAAGAAGTGGGCTTCGAACCAGATCGGTTTTCACCTGCCGCAAGTCAATCCGTATTTGCAGCGGCACTGGCCGGAGCTGGCGATCCCTGCGCGGGCACGTGTGCTAGTCCCGTTGTGTGGCAAGAGCCTGGACCTGCTGTGGCTGGCAGGGCAGGGGCACCAGGTGCTCGGGATCGAACTTTCGCAAACGGCTGTCGAAGACTTTTTCAGCGAGCAGCAGTTAGCGCCAGAGGTAAGTGATGCGGGCGCGTTCAAGGTCTATCGTGCCGGGGCCATTGAGCTGTGGTGCGGCGATTTTTTTGCGCTGACGGCGCGCGATGTGGCTGATTGTGCTGCGCTGTACGATCGCGCGGCACTGATCGCCTTGCCGCCACCAATGCGCGAGCGTTATGGCGCGCATCTGCAGCAGATCTTGCCGGCCGAGTTGCGGGGGTTGCTGATTACTCTGGATTACGATCAAGCGCAGTTGCCAGGACCACCGTTTGCTGTGGAGGATGATGAGGTGCGGCGGTCTTGGGGATGCTTCTGGCGCCTGTACATGCTGCAGGAGCAGGATGTGCTGGGTGAGAGCTGGAAGTTCCTGCGGGCCGGGGTGACACGG
- a CDS encoding DODA-type extradiol aromatic ring-opening family dioxygenase: protein MFPSLFISHGSPMLALEPGASGPALARLASELPTPKAIVIVSAHWESRDLRVSSGTQPETWHDFGGFPAALFAVQYPAPGQPELAAQVAELLKTDGLPAQLDGQRPFDHGVWVPLSLMYPQADIPVVQVSLPSHAGPALQTRIGHALASLRQQGVLLIGSGSITHNLRELDWHAGPESIEPWAREFRDWMIDKLAADDEAALHDYRQQAPNAVRSHPSDEHLLPLYFARGAGGEFSVAHTGFTLGALGMDIYRFG, encoded by the coding sequence ATGTTCCCCAGCCTGTTTATCTCCCACGGCTCACCGATGCTGGCACTGGAACCAGGCGCCAGCGGGCCGGCACTGGCGCGCCTGGCCAGCGAGCTGCCAACCCCCAAGGCCATCGTGATTGTCTCCGCGCACTGGGAAAGTCGGGACCTGCGGGTCAGTAGCGGCACCCAGCCAGAAACCTGGCACGACTTTGGTGGCTTTCCTGCCGCCCTCTTCGCCGTGCAATACCCCGCACCCGGCCAGCCAGAGTTGGCGGCACAGGTCGCCGAACTGCTCAAGACTGACGGCCTGCCGGCACAACTGGACGGGCAACGCCCGTTCGATCATGGGGTCTGGGTGCCGTTGTCGCTGATGTATCCGCAGGCCGACATCCCCGTGGTGCAGGTGTCACTGCCAAGCCACGCCGGCCCGGCACTGCAGACCCGGATCGGCCATGCGCTGGCCAGCCTGCGCCAACAAGGCGTGCTGTTGATCGGCTCCGGCAGCATCACCCACAACCTGCGAGAGTTGGACTGGCATGCCGGCCCGGAGAGCATCGAACCCTGGGCCCGCGAGTTCCGTGACTGGATGATCGACAAGCTGGCGGCCGACGATGAAGCGGCGCTGCATGATTACCGCCAACAGGCGCCCAACGCGGTGCGCAGTCACCCGAGTGACGAGCACTTGCTGCCGCTGTATTTTGCCCGCGGTGCCGGCGGCGAGTTCAGCGTGGCGCACACAGGTTTTACCCTGGGCGCACTAGGCATGGACATCTATCGTTTTGGCTGA
- a CDS encoding DEAD/DEAH box helicase: protein MTQETGGFAAFNLNPNILAAVIATGYEEPSAIQQQSIPIIMAGQDMIGQAQTGTGKTAAFALPILHCIDPAKREPQALILAPTRELALQVATAFETYAKQMPGVTVVAVYGGAPMGPQLKAIRNGAQIVVATPGRLCDHLRRDEKVLSTVNHLVLDEADEMLKLGFMDDLEVIFKALPATRQTVLFSATLPQSIRAIAERHLRDPQHVKIQTKTQTVTAIEQAHLLVHADQKTSAVLSLLEVEDFDALIMFVRTKQATLDLASALEAKGYKAAALNGDIAQNQRERVIDSLKDGRLDIVVATDVAARGLDVPRITHVFNVDMPYDPESYVHRIGRTGRAGREGRALLLVTPRERRMLQVIERVTGQKVAEVRLPDAQAVLDARIKKLTNSLAPLVADAESTHGDLLDRLTADIGCSPRALAAALLRKATNGQALTLAAIEKERPLVPNNAPRGDRPERTGDRPDRGDRERRAPIPLAEGRARCRTALGARDGIAAKNLLGAILNEGGLAREAIGRIQVRDSFSLVELPEDGLEKLLTKLKDTRVAGKQLKLRRYRED from the coding sequence ATGACCCAGGAAACCGGCGGCTTCGCCGCTTTTAATCTTAATCCGAATATTCTGGCAGCCGTCATCGCGACCGGCTACGAAGAGCCTTCGGCTATTCAGCAGCAATCGATCCCGATCATCATGGCCGGCCAAGACATGATTGGCCAGGCGCAAACCGGTACCGGTAAAACCGCCGCGTTCGCCCTGCCTATCCTGCACTGCATCGATCCTGCCAAGCGCGAGCCGCAAGCCCTGATCCTGGCGCCAACCCGAGAGTTGGCGCTGCAAGTTGCAACTGCTTTTGAAACCTACGCCAAGCAAATGCCAGGCGTAACTGTTGTGGCTGTCTACGGCGGCGCGCCGATGGGCCCACAATTGAAAGCAATCCGTAATGGCGCACAGATTGTTGTCGCCACCCCGGGCCGTCTGTGCGACCACCTGCGTCGCGACGAGAAAGTCCTGTCGACCGTGAACCACCTGGTTCTCGACGAAGCTGACGAAATGCTCAAGCTGGGCTTCATGGATGACCTGGAAGTTATCTTCAAGGCATTGCCAGCTACCCGTCAGACCGTATTGTTCTCGGCTACTTTGCCGCAGTCGATCCGTGCCATTGCCGAACGCCACCTGCGCGATCCGCAACACGTGAAGATCCAGACCAAGACCCAGACCGTTACCGCGATCGAACAGGCTCACCTGTTGGTTCACGCTGACCAGAAGACCTCGGCTGTATTGAGCCTGCTGGAAGTGGAAGATTTCGACGCCCTGATCATGTTCGTGCGCACCAAGCAAGCGACCCTGGACCTGGCCAGCGCCCTGGAAGCCAAAGGCTACAAAGCCGCTGCGCTGAACGGCGACATTGCCCAGAACCAACGTGAGCGCGTGATCGACTCCCTCAAGGATGGCCGTCTGGACATCGTTGTGGCGACCGACGTTGCTGCTCGTGGCCTGGACGTTCCGCGCATCACTCACGTGTTCAACGTTGACATGCCGTACGATCCGGAATCCTACGTTCACCGTATCGGCCGTACCGGCCGTGCGGGTCGCGAAGGTCGTGCACTGCTGCTGGTGACTCCTCGTGAGCGCCGCATGCTGCAAGTGATCGAGCGTGTAACCGGGCAGAAAGTTGCTGAAGTTCGCCTGCCGGACGCCCAGGCAGTTCTCGATGCGCGCATCAAGAAACTGACCAACAGCCTGGCGCCGCTGGTTGCCGATGCCGAATCGACCCACGGTGATCTGCTTGATCGCCTGACCGCCGATATCGGTTGCAGCCCACGTGCCCTGGCCGCAGCCCTGCTGCGCAAGGCCACCAACGGTCAAGCGCTGACCCTGGCCGCGATCGAGAAGGAGCGTCCACTGGTGCCGAACAATGCACCACGTGGCGACCGTCCAGAGCGTACTGGTGATCGTCCGGACCGTGGTGATCGTGAGCGTCGTGCACCGATCCCGCTGGCCGAAGGTCGTGCTCGTTGCCGTACCGCGCTGGGTGCGCGTGACGGTATCGCTGCCAAGAACCTGTTGGGCGCCATCCTTAACGAGGGTGGCCTGGCTCGCGAAGCAATCGGTCGCATCCAGGTGCGTGACAGCTTCTCGCTGGTAGAGCTGCCGGAAGATGGTCTGGAGAAACTGCTGACCAAGCTGAAGGATACTCGTGTTGCCGGTAAGCAGCTGAAACTGCGTCGCTACCGCGAAGATTAA
- a CDS encoding LysR family transcriptional regulator yields MSAYPSIDTEVLRTFVAIADQGGFTRAGELVNRTQSAVSMQMKRLEEDVLQRQLFQRDGRQVKLTAEGQVLLGYARRILKLHSEVFNTLREPHMVGMVKIGTPDDYVMRFLPGILSRFAQAYPLIQIEVHCDSSEQLLQRQDLDLSIVTREPGNEIGQLLRKERFVWAQALCFNPNEQVPLPLAMFNSDCFCRRWACNALDASEREYRIAYNSSSLSAIMAVVSAGLAVTAQLESLITQDMRILGEAEGLPQLPEASIMLLRNLHNPSPITECLAEHIVEGFKL; encoded by the coding sequence TTGAGCGCCTACCCCAGCATTGATACCGAAGTCCTGCGCACGTTCGTCGCCATTGCCGACCAGGGCGGTTTCACCCGTGCTGGTGAGTTGGTCAACCGCACGCAATCGGCGGTCAGCATGCAGATGAAGCGTCTTGAAGAGGACGTGCTGCAACGCCAACTGTTCCAGCGCGACGGACGCCAGGTGAAGCTGACTGCCGAGGGTCAGGTGTTGCTGGGTTACGCCCGGCGGATCCTCAAGCTGCACAGTGAAGTGTTCAACACCCTGCGAGAACCGCACATGGTCGGCATGGTCAAGATCGGCACGCCCGACGACTATGTCATGCGCTTCCTGCCGGGCATCCTGTCGCGCTTCGCCCAGGCCTATCCGTTGATCCAGATCGAAGTGCATTGCGACTCCTCCGAGCAGTTGCTGCAACGCCAGGACCTGGACCTGTCGATCGTCACCCGCGAACCTGGTAACGAGATCGGCCAACTGCTGCGCAAGGAACGTTTTGTCTGGGCCCAGGCGCTGTGCTTCAACCCCAACGAGCAAGTGCCGCTGCCGCTGGCAATGTTCAACAGTGACTGTTTTTGCCGGCGCTGGGCCTGTAACGCCCTGGACGCCAGCGAGCGCGAGTACCGCATCGCCTATAACAGCTCAAGTCTGTCGGCGATCATGGCGGTGGTCAGTGCCGGGCTGGCCGTAACCGCCCAACTGGAAAGCTTGATCACCCAGGACATGCGCATCCTCGGCGAGGCGGAAGGTCTGCCGCAGTTGCCCGAGGCCAGCATCATGCTGTTGCGCAACCTGCATAACCCCTCGCCCATCACCGAGTGCCTGGCCGAGCACATTGTCGAAGGCTTCAAACTTTAA
- a CDS encoding sulfite exporter TauE/SafE family protein produces MIELAMYLVLGAALGTVGGLFGIGGGLIAIPVLGVLFGLDQQIAQGTALVMVVPNVMLALWRYHQRNRIELRHALPLASMGFCFAWLGSIWAVGIDAQVMRIGFVAFLVALSSYNLLRMFMATAKPSVQMRYPWPWLGVLGAASGAMGGLFGVGGAVVATPVLTSLFGTTQVVAQGLSLALALPSTGVTLVTYALHQQVNWSIALPMAAGGLLSISWGVKIAHAMPERLLRGLFCAFLVLCAVMLAFKV; encoded by the coding sequence GTGATTGAGTTGGCGATGTATCTGGTACTGGGCGCTGCCCTGGGGACTGTCGGCGGATTGTTCGGAATCGGCGGCGGATTGATCGCGATCCCGGTGCTGGGCGTATTGTTCGGCCTGGATCAGCAGATTGCCCAGGGCACGGCGCTGGTGATGGTGGTGCCCAATGTGATGCTGGCGCTGTGGCGTTACCACCAGCGCAATCGCATCGAATTGCGGCACGCCCTGCCGCTTGCGTCGATGGGGTTCTGTTTCGCCTGGCTTGGCTCGATCTGGGCGGTGGGGATTGATGCCCAGGTCATGCGCATCGGTTTTGTGGCCTTTCTGGTGGCGCTGTCGAGCTACAACCTGCTGCGTATGTTCATGGCAACCGCCAAGCCCAGCGTGCAGATGCGCTATCCATGGCCCTGGCTAGGCGTCCTGGGAGCGGCCTCGGGGGCCATGGGTGGGTTGTTCGGTGTGGGCGGGGCCGTGGTGGCGACGCCGGTGCTCACCAGTCTGTTCGGCACCACTCAAGTGGTGGCCCAGGGCCTGTCGCTGGCGCTGGCCTTGCCCAGCACCGGCGTGACCCTGGTCACCTATGCGCTGCATCAGCAGGTGAACTGGAGCATTGCGCTGCCTATGGCGGCGGGGGGGCTGTTGAGCATCAGTTGGGGAGTGAAGATCGCCCACGCCATGCCGGAACGCCTGCTGCGCGGGTTGTTCTGCGCCTTCCTGGTGCTGTGTGCGGTGATGCTCGCCTTTAAAGTTTGA
- a CDS encoding spermidine synthase, translated as MTEERVEHLLAEVHDEFGMIRVLEVADYRFLEFGDAIEQSCVFTADPSWLEYDYTRAMLIGALCHEQPDSALFLGLGAGTLTQACLKFLPLEDVEAIELRPDVPRLAIEYLGLDDDPRLYIRIGDALDLLETAEPADLIFVDLYTDVGPGVGHLAWNFLENCQKRLNPGGWLVINQWATDDGKPLGAALLRGLYHRHYWELPVKEGNVILIVPAELDQELDMHGLSARAEALAPRLGYSLQNLIKAIRPAT; from the coding sequence ATGACTGAGGAGCGCGTCGAGCATCTGCTCGCCGAAGTGCACGATGAGTTCGGCATGATCCGGGTGCTGGAAGTGGCGGATTACCGCTTCCTCGAATTTGGCGACGCCATCGAGCAGAGCTGCGTGTTCACCGCCGACCCGAGCTGGCTGGAGTATGACTACACTCGCGCCATGCTGATTGGCGCGCTGTGCCACGAGCAGCCGGACAGCGCGCTGTTCCTTGGGCTGGGTGCCGGTACCTTGACCCAGGCCTGCCTGAAGTTCCTGCCGCTGGAAGACGTAGAAGCCATTGAACTGCGCCCGGACGTACCGCGCCTGGCCATCGAGTACCTGGGCCTGGACGATGACCCGCGCCTGTACATCCGCATCGGCGATGCGCTCGATCTGCTGGAAACCGCCGAGCCTGCAGATTTGATCTTCGTCGACCTCTACACCGATGTCGGACCGGGTGTCGGGCATCTGGCGTGGAATTTCCTGGAGAACTGCCAGAAACGCCTGAATCCGGGCGGTTGGCTGGTGATCAACCAATGGGCGACCGATGATGGCAAGCCATTGGGTGCGGCATTGCTGCGCGGGCTTTATCACCGCCATTACTGGGAGCTGCCGGTGAAGGAGGGCAATGTGATCCTGATCGTGCCAGCGGAGCTCGACCAGGAGCTGGACATGCACGGGTTGAGCGCCCGCGCCGAAGCCCTGGCCCCGCGCCTGGGTTACTCGTTGCAGAACCTGATCAAGGCCATTCGCCCAGCCACCTGA
- a CDS encoding crotonase/enoyl-CoA hydratase family protein → MNQPDKSRVSRERQGHVLLIGLDRVAKRNAFDLDLLNALSLAYGEFEADSEARVAVVFAHGEHFTAGLDLVSASGALAKGWQVPTGGCDPWGVFVGPRVSKPVIVAAHGYCLTIGIELMLAADINLCASNTRFAQMEVQRGIFPFGGATLRLPRLSGWGNAMRWLLTGDEFDAHEALRLGLVQEVMASEDLLPRAIELAERIARQAPLGVQATLQSARQAHLEGEAAAAASLPALAKELLNSEDAKEGVRSLIEKRPAIFKGC, encoded by the coding sequence ATGAATCAACCGGATAAGAGTCGTGTCAGCCGAGAACGACAGGGGCATGTGCTGTTGATCGGGCTGGATCGGGTCGCCAAGCGCAACGCATTCGACCTCGATCTGCTGAACGCCTTGAGCCTGGCCTATGGCGAGTTCGAGGCCGACTCAGAGGCCCGGGTTGCCGTGGTGTTTGCCCATGGCGAGCACTTTACCGCCGGCCTCGATCTGGTGAGTGCCAGCGGCGCACTGGCCAAGGGCTGGCAGGTTCCGACCGGCGGCTGCGATCCGTGGGGAGTATTCGTCGGGCCCAGGGTCAGCAAGCCGGTGATTGTAGCCGCCCACGGGTATTGCCTGACCATCGGTATCGAGTTGATGCTGGCGGCGGACATCAACCTGTGCGCCAGCAACACCCGCTTTGCGCAGATGGAAGTCCAGCGCGGGATCTTTCCTTTCGGCGGCGCCACCTTGCGCCTGCCTCGACTGTCGGGCTGGGGCAATGCCATGCGCTGGTTGTTGACCGGTGACGAGTTCGACGCCCACGAAGCGTTGCGCCTGGGACTGGTGCAGGAGGTCATGGCCAGCGAGGACCTGTTGCCACGCGCCATTGAACTGGCTGAACGCATCGCTCGACAGGCACCGCTGGGGGTTCAGGCGACATTACAGTCGGCGCGCCAGGCCCACCTCGAAGGTGAAGCCGCGGCGGCAGCGAGTTTGCCGGCGTTGGCCAAGGAGCTGTTGAACAGCGAGGACGCCAAGGAAGGCGTGCGATCGTTGATCGAGAAGCGCCCGGCCATTTTCAAAGGATGTTAA
- a CDS encoding DUF1127 domain-containing protein, whose translation MERRHTVVRVGRGAMESTLDRSVRHLSRALAKLGRWHQLSKDRAELARMSDDRLRDIGLSRADVVRESSRPFWDDPLKR comes from the coding sequence ATGGAACGACGGCACACAGTAGTGAGGGTAGGGCGCGGGGCCATGGAGTCAACGCTGGACAGGTCGGTCCGGCATTTGTCCAGGGCGCTCGCGAAACTGGGGCGGTGGCACCAGTTGAGTAAGGACCGTGCAGAGCTTGCACGGATGAGCGATGACCGGTTGCGGGATATCGGCCTGAGTCGGGCAGATGTGGTCAGGGAGTCATCGCGTCCGTTCTGGGATGATCCACTGAAGCGTTGA
- a CDS encoding class II 3-deoxy-7-phosphoheptulonate synthase, which produces MSQPWSPDSWRALPIQQQPHYPDAAHLHAVEQSLASYPPLVFAGEARELRRQFAEVTEGRAFLLQGGDCAESFAEFSAAKIRDTFKVLLQMAIVMTFAAGCPVVKVGRMAGQFAKPRSANDETIDGVTLPAYRGDIVNGIGFDEKSRVPDPDRLLQSYHQSTATLNLLRAFAQGGFADLHQVHKWNLDFIANSALAEKYSHLANRIDETLAFMRACGMDSSPQLRETSFFTAHEALLLNYEEAFVRRDSLTNDYYDCSAHMLWIGDRTRQLDGAHVEFLRGVNNPIGVKVGPTMNTDELIRLIDVLNPENDPGRLNLIARMGANKVGDHLPQLIRAVEREGKKVLWSSDPMHGNTIKASSGYKTRDFAQILGEVKQFFQVHQAEGTYAGGIHIEMTGQNVTECIGGARPITEDGLSDRYHTHCDPRMNADQSLELAFLIAETLKQVRR; this is translated from the coding sequence ATGAGCCAACCCTGGAGCCCTGACAGCTGGCGCGCCTTGCCGATCCAGCAACAACCCCACTACCCGGACGCGGCGCACCTGCATGCCGTCGAGCAAAGCCTGGCCAGTTATCCGCCCCTGGTGTTTGCCGGTGAGGCCCGGGAGTTGCGCCGTCAGTTTGCCGAGGTCACCGAAGGGCGTGCGTTTCTGTTGCAAGGCGGCGATTGCGCGGAGAGCTTTGCCGAGTTTTCGGCGGCGAAGATTCGCGACACCTTCAAAGTGCTGCTGCAAATGGCCATCGTCATGACCTTTGCCGCCGGCTGTCCAGTGGTCAAGGTCGGCCGGATGGCAGGGCAGTTCGCCAAGCCGCGCTCGGCCAACGACGAAACCATCGATGGCGTGACCCTGCCGGCCTATCGGGGTGACATCGTCAACGGCATCGGCTTCGACGAAAAAAGCCGGGTGCCGGACCCGGACCGCCTGCTGCAGTCATACCATCAGTCCACAGCCACCCTGAACCTGTTGCGCGCCTTCGCCCAGGGCGGTTTTGCCGACCTGCACCAGGTGCACAAGTGGAACCTGGACTTCATCGCCAACTCGGCGCTGGCGGAAAAGTACAGCCACCTGGCCAACCGTATCGATGAAACCCTGGCCTTCATGCGCGCCTGCGGTATGGACTCGTCGCCACAATTGCGCGAGACCAGCTTCTTCACCGCCCACGAAGCCCTGCTGCTCAATTACGAAGAAGCTTTCGTGCGGCGCGACAGCCTGACCAACGACTATTACGACTGCTCCGCCCACATGTTGTGGATCGGCGACCGCACTCGCCAGCTCGACGGCGCTCACGTCGAGTTCCTGCGCGGGGTCAACAACCCGATCGGGGTCAAGGTCGGCCCGACCATGAACACCGATGAGCTGATTCGTCTGATCGACGTGCTCAACCCGGAAAACGATCCGGGCCGCCTTAACCTGATTGCCCGCATGGGCGCGAACAAGGTCGGCGATCACCTGCCGCAGCTGATTCGTGCCGTGGAACGTGAAGGCAAAAAGGTGCTCTGGAGCAGCGACCCGATGCACGGCAATACCATCAAGGCCAGCAGCGGCTACAAGACCCGGGATTTCGCGCAGATCCTCGGTGAGGTGAAGCAGTTCTTCCAGGTTCACCAGGCCGAAGGCACTTACGCTGGCGGTATTCACATCGAGATGACCGGTCAGAACGTCACCGAGTGCATTGGCGGCGCACGTCCGATCACCGAGGACGGCTTGTCGGACCGCTACCATACCCACTGCGATCCACGGATGAATGCCGATCAGTCGCTGGAGCTGGCGTTCCTGATCGCTGAAACCCTGAAGCAGGTTCGCCGCTAA
- a CDS encoding LysR family transcriptional regulator, which produces MNPNALTDQLGLFLDVVETGSFSAAARRHPLTPSAVARRIDSLEHALGSQLFVRTTHAVRATPAGLAFAERARRIVSELRLARAEAASLSNAPEGLIRVDAPAAFGRRHLAPVIADFLQVYPGLDVQLHLIDSFVDMQGLNLGKVDLVLRAGQMADTRMVATPLASMVRIACASPAYLKRRGVPQRPEELSTHDGLDWDGLAPPFAWRFEHNGQQHLHRPQRIRLSANNAEALLYGALAGLGIAHLPTWLCSEYLLRGELLPLFCDAGLPKPENTGIYALRLEQQASSRTRLLLEYLKSRFSPIPPWDLALQRDFSRL; this is translated from the coding sequence ATGAATCCCAACGCGCTCACCGACCAACTGGGGTTATTCCTCGACGTAGTGGAAACCGGCAGTTTTTCCGCGGCCGCCCGCCGCCATCCACTGACCCCCTCGGCCGTCGCCAGGCGTATCGACAGCCTGGAGCATGCCTTGGGCAGCCAGCTGTTCGTGCGCACCACCCATGCCGTTCGCGCCACGCCCGCGGGGTTGGCGTTTGCCGAACGAGCCCGACGGATAGTCAGTGAATTACGCCTGGCCCGGGCCGAAGCCGCTTCCCTGAGCAACGCGCCGGAGGGCCTGATTCGGGTCGATGCGCCTGCGGCCTTCGGTCGACGCCATCTGGCACCGGTGATTGCCGACTTTCTACAGGTCTATCCGGGGCTCGACGTGCAATTGCATTTGATCGACAGCTTCGTCGACATGCAGGGCTTGAACCTGGGCAAGGTCGACCTGGTGCTGCGCGCCGGGCAAATGGCCGACACCCGCATGGTGGCCACACCCCTGGCGAGCATGGTGCGCATTGCCTGCGCCAGCCCCGCGTACCTCAAGCGGCGCGGCGTACCCCAGCGGCCCGAGGAGTTGAGCACTCATGACGGCCTCGATTGGGATGGCCTGGCGCCGCCCTTCGCCTGGCGCTTCGAGCACAACGGCCAACAGCACTTGCATCGCCCGCAACGCATCCGCCTGAGCGCCAACAATGCCGAAGCGCTGCTCTACGGCGCCCTCGCCGGCCTGGGTATCGCGCACCTGCCGACCTGGTTGTGCAGCGAATACCTGCTGCGCGGCGAGTTGCTACCGTTGTTTTGCGACGCGGGCTTGCCCAAGCCGGAGAACACCGGCATCTATGCCCTGCGCCTGGAGCAGCAGGCCAGTTCCCGCACACGGCTGTTGCTGGAATACCTCAAGAGCCGCTTCAGCCCAATCCCGCCATGGGACCTGGCCCTGCAGCGTGACTTCAGCCGGCTCTAG
- a CDS encoding DUF1127 domain-containing protein — MKGQKGYVQLNHFSLQGFSHHLLEKLVRWFQLHRERSVLASLSDDALKDIGLSRADIQQETERHFWEDPMGKGK, encoded by the coding sequence ATGAAAGGTCAAAAAGGTTATGTGCAGTTAAACCATTTCTCACTCCAAGGCTTCTCCCATCATCTGCTGGAAAAACTCGTGCGCTGGTTTCAGTTGCATCGTGAGCGCTCAGTGCTGGCCAGCCTCAGCGATGACGCGCTGAAAGACATTGGTCTGAGTCGGGCCGACATCCAGCAGGAAACGGAGCGGCATTTCTGGGAAGACCCAATGGGCAAGGGCAAGTAA